One window from the genome of Sphingomonas lacunae encodes:
- a CDS encoding response regulator transcription factor: MQILLVEDDDKVGAFIAGGLRQEGHVVTHCVDGRAGLVTASSESFDLIILDRMLPAIDGMRIMQAIRATADPTPILMLSALGDVDERVRGLEAGADDYLAKPFAMSELLARVAALGRRKPALPAVNADFRIADLVIDRLGQSVRRGGRRIDLTPREYRILTILADNSGRVVTRAMLLEKVWDYSFDPQTNIIDQHISKLRQKIDADADAPLIHTVRGSGYVMRLS; this comes from the coding sequence TTGCAGATATTGCTCGTCGAGGACGATGACAAAGTGGGTGCCTTCATAGCCGGTGGCCTGCGGCAGGAAGGGCATGTCGTCACCCATTGCGTGGATGGTCGTGCGGGGCTGGTGACCGCATCGTCTGAGAGTTTTGACCTGATCATCCTCGACAGGATGTTGCCAGCTATCGATGGCATGCGGATCATGCAGGCGATCCGTGCCACTGCCGATCCGACCCCGATATTGATGCTTAGTGCGCTGGGTGATGTCGATGAACGGGTGAGGGGGCTGGAAGCGGGCGCTGATGATTATCTCGCCAAACCCTTTGCCATGTCCGAACTGCTGGCGAGGGTGGCAGCGCTGGGACGGCGCAAACCCGCGCTTCCAGCCGTGAATGCCGATTTTCGCATCGCCGACCTGGTCATTGACCGGCTCGGGCAATCGGTGCGGCGGGGAGGGCGGCGCATCGACCTGACGCCGCGCGAATATCGGATTCTCACTATACTGGCTGACAATAGCGGTCGCGTCGTGACGCGGGCGATGCTGTTGGAAAAGGTCTGGGACTATAGTTTTGACCCCCAGACCAATATCATCGACCAACACATCAGCAAGCTTCGCCAAAAGATAGACGCCGATGCGGATGCACCGTTGATCCATACGGTGCGCGGCAGCGGCTATGTGATGCGCCTGTCATGA
- a CDS encoding MASE1 domain-containing protein: protein MQISFRHVGPYAPRLLLAFILYTLAAVVGLQWAYLSGAGSPIWPAAGVGLAVLLLGGWRFWPAILFGRLAASLLAGSDQPVWAECLLAMSNTLGTVLPVLLITRNRDRRDHLLSMRGMLHLLIAGVTLGAAITASLLALILTISSDLTAPQGYKLFWTLFVGNFVGGAVVGPFILAWATARSRLTPLEAGLLLLLMAAIAGLTAMIFLWPEFDKLQTWHVLPLLVLAAIFFDVRGASLALILVSVISIWATSQGLGPFIEANGTSTARFPLLQQFMAILAITFLLLAVIADERRAKEALEQREHQLREAEENARARAEELEAVLAALPAAVWVAQDADCREVVGNEYARQILRLPDQAENMSKTADDPSPVSHFRVLDSDGREIAPEDLPVQRAARGELIRDFEERVEFADGSANDLLGNATPLYAPDGTVRGAVAAFVDITDRKAAEVRESILAHEVDHRAKNIMAVMQSVIRLTKADTVEAFRGSVAARIQAIARTHSLLAHNRWDGAELGQVIRDELAAHAVDLSEVGQSGTIHCAGPDVQLPPGTAQSIALVIHELVTNATKYGALSVANGRLEVRWSLHGAGEQRRLAVNWTETSDQNVIAPERHGFGYSLIRNAVERQLKGTLAVEWHGHGLSLGMNVPWA, encoded by the coding sequence ATGCAAATTTCATTCAGGCATGTCGGACCCTACGCCCCGCGCCTGCTGCTGGCTTTCATCCTTTATACGCTTGCCGCCGTGGTCGGGCTGCAATGGGCGTACCTCAGCGGCGCCGGTTCACCCATCTGGCCTGCTGCGGGCGTCGGGCTGGCAGTGCTCCTGTTGGGCGGCTGGCGGTTCTGGCCGGCGATCCTGTTCGGCCGGCTGGCCGCCTCTCTGTTGGCAGGGTCGGATCAGCCTGTCTGGGCGGAATGTCTGCTGGCCATGTCCAACACGCTCGGCACGGTTCTGCCCGTCCTGTTGATCACCCGTAACCGCGACAGGCGCGATCATCTTTTGTCGATGCGGGGGATGCTCCATTTGCTGATCGCCGGGGTCACGCTGGGCGCCGCCATCACCGCCTCACTATTGGCGCTCATCCTGACCATATCGTCCGATTTGACCGCACCACAGGGGTACAAACTGTTCTGGACCCTGTTTGTAGGGAATTTCGTCGGCGGAGCGGTGGTCGGCCCATTCATCCTCGCTTGGGCCACAGCGCGTTCACGTCTGACACCGCTGGAAGCCGGCCTGCTGCTGCTCCTCATGGCCGCTATAGCCGGTCTGACAGCCATGATTTTTTTGTGGCCAGAGTTCGATAAATTGCAGACTTGGCACGTGTTGCCCTTGCTGGTCCTGGCGGCGATTTTTTTCGATGTCCGCGGTGCATCGCTGGCGCTGATCCTCGTTTCTGTCATTTCCATCTGGGCAACGTCCCAAGGCCTGGGACCCTTCATCGAAGCCAACGGAACATCCACTGCGCGCTTTCCGCTGCTGCAGCAATTCATGGCAATCCTGGCGATCACCTTCTTGCTGCTTGCCGTGATTGCCGATGAAAGGCGGGCCAAGGAGGCGTTGGAACAACGCGAACATCAACTCAGGGAGGCCGAGGAGAATGCCCGGGCCCGCGCCGAGGAACTGGAAGCTGTCCTGGCCGCCTTGCCGGCTGCGGTCTGGGTCGCGCAGGATGCCGATTGCCGGGAAGTTGTCGGCAATGAATATGCCCGGCAAATACTTCGCCTGCCTGATCAGGCGGAGAACATGTCGAAAACCGCCGATGACCCGTCGCCCGTCAGCCATTTTCGCGTGTTGGACAGCGACGGCAGGGAAATCGCTCCAGAAGACCTGCCGGTGCAGCGGGCGGCAAGGGGGGAACTGATCCGGGATTTCGAGGAACGGGTCGAGTTTGCGGATGGGTCAGCCAATGATCTGCTTGGCAATGCGACGCCGCTCTACGCACCGGACGGCACGGTGCGCGGCGCAGTTGCCGCCTTTGTCGACATCACCGACCGCAAGGCAGCAGAGGTCAGGGAGAGCATCCTTGCGCATGAGGTGGATCACAGGGCCAAGAATATCATGGCCGTCATGCAATCCGTCATCCGCTTGACCAAGGCCGATACTGTGGAGGCTTTTCGCGGATCCGTTGCGGCGCGGATACAGGCCATCGCCCGGACCCACAGCCTGCTCGCCCACAATCGCTGGGATGGCGCCGAACTGGGGCAGGTCATCAGGGACGAATTGGCTGCCCATGCCGTTGACCTGTCAGAGGTAGGACAGAGCGGAACGATACATTGTGCCGGCCCGGACGTGCAGCTTCCCCCCGGCACGGCCCAGTCAATCGCTCTGGTCATCCATGAACTTGTCACCAACGCCACCAAATATGGCGCCCTGTCTGTGGCCAACGGCCGGTTGGAAGTCCGCTGGTCGCTGCACGGTGCAGGCGAACAAAGGCGCCTCGCCGTCAACTGGACGGAAACCAGCGACCAGAATGTCATTGCGCCCGAACGCCATGGCTTTGGCTATTCGCTCATCCGCAATGCGGTTGAGCGCCAGTTGAAGGGCACGCTGGCCGTCGAATGGCATGGCCATGGCCTGTCACTGGGGATGAATGTGCCCTGGGCCTGA
- the copC gene encoding copper homeostasis periplasmic binding protein CopC has translation MRISSLAAALTLLAVAATPVGVAAHTQLAASTPAQSSTVARPRTVTLTFAEAVSPTASAASIVMTAMPGVPNHGEMVIRNFTTAWSSDNKTMTLTLRQPLPVGSYDVRWQATGADGHRVTGTVSFTVN, from the coding sequence ATGCGCATTAGCTCCCTCGCCGCTGCCCTCACGCTGCTCGCCGTTGCGGCAACACCCGTCGGCGTCGCTGCCCACACACAGCTTGCCGCATCCACCCCGGCGCAGTCCTCAACCGTCGCACGTCCGCGCACGGTCACACTGACTTTCGCCGAAGCTGTCTCACCGACCGCGAGTGCCGCGTCGATCGTCATGACCGCCATGCCCGGTGTCCCCAACCATGGGGAGATGGTCATCCGCAACTTCACTACCGCCTGGTCATCGGACAACAAGACAATGACCCTGACCCTGCGCCAGCCCCTGCCGGTCGGCAGCTACGATGTGCGCTGGCAAGCTACCGGGGCAGACGGCCACCGCGTCACCGGCACGGTCAGCTTCACAGTCAATTGA
- a CDS encoding FkbM family methyltransferase → MIGGFWRYGLIKTLRKAYWLSLARGRARQQDSEQRSQGAGMTAYGVLMQQNWHDRTFVYCHAGIYGRFLADRLEQRASAFTFVDIGANQGLYSLIAGRNPACRRAIAFEPVSATFATLQSNIMANGLDQKIQPLRLAISDQAGPLTITVPDGHSGMASLVTSPDRQSVNSRTETIEAVTADRLDTLLDGDDPLIVKVDVEGQELAVIRQLLKSAIAPRIAAIFYEVDTRWSDSATIAQLLRDSGFAHFRKVGFGHHFDMMASRSPQQGI, encoded by the coding sequence ATGATTGGCGGCTTCTGGCGCTATGGACTCATAAAGACCCTGCGCAAGGCCTATTGGCTGTCCTTGGCCCGCGGCCGTGCACGCCAGCAGGACAGTGAGCAGCGGTCACAGGGCGCGGGCATGACTGCCTATGGCGTCCTGATGCAGCAAAACTGGCATGACCGGACCTTTGTCTATTGCCATGCCGGGATTTACGGGCGCTTCCTCGCCGACCGACTGGAGCAAAGGGCTTCAGCCTTCACCTTTGTCGACATTGGCGCGAACCAGGGCCTCTACAGCCTCATCGCCGGCAGGAACCCGGCCTGTCGCCGGGCCATCGCCTTCGAACCTGTCAGCGCGACCTTCGCAACCCTCCAGTCCAACATCATGGCCAACGGGCTCGACCAGAAAATCCAGCCGTTGCGGCTGGCCATATCTGATCAGGCCGGGCCATTGACCATCACTGTTCCTGATGGGCACAGCGGCATGGCATCACTCGTTACCTCACCTGACCGGCAATCGGTCAACAGCCGGACTGAAACGATAGAGGCGGTCACCGCCGACCGGCTCGACACCCTGTTGGATGGCGATGATCCGCTTATCGTCAAGGTCGATGTCGAAGGACAGGAACTGGCGGTTATCCGCCAACTGCTCAAAAGCGCCATTGCTCCGCGCATCGCCGCGATCTTTTACGAAGTTGACACCCGCTGGTCAGATTCCGCCACGATTGCCCAGCTGTTGCGGGACAGCGGCTTTGCCCATTTCCGCAAGGTCGGATTTGGTCACCATTTCGACATGATGGCCAGCCGCAGCCCGCAGCAGGGCATTTGA
- the mmsB gene encoding 3-hydroxyisobutyrate dehydrogenase → MTSIAFIGLGNMGGGMAANLAKAGHDVRAFDLSAEALARAAEAGCLGAASAGEAVTGAEVVVTMLPAGKHVAAVYEGDVFPHAAPGTLLIDCSTIDVATARSNIEAASAKGLVAVDAPVSGGIAAANAGTLTFMAGGSKEAFDRAEVILSAMGKAVIHAGGPGAGQAAKICNNMLLGASMIATCESLALAQKLGLDPQTFFDIASVSSGQNWSLTSYCPLPGVGPETPADRDYQGGFAAALMLKDLRLAMEAAQSVDADTPMGAKARELYEAMDARGEGGLDFSAIIRALQAGTA, encoded by the coding sequence ATGACCAGCATAGCCTTTATCGGCCTCGGCAACATGGGCGGCGGGATGGCGGCCAATCTGGCGAAGGCCGGGCATGACGTGCGTGCCTTTGACCTGTCCGCCGAGGCCTTGGCGCGCGCGGCTGAGGCGGGCTGTCTGGGCGCCGCGAGCGCCGGGGAGGCGGTGACGGGGGCCGAGGTGGTCGTCACCATGCTGCCCGCCGGCAAACATGTCGCGGCGGTCTATGAAGGCGATGTCTTCCCCCATGCGGCGCCGGGCACGCTGTTGATCGATTGCTCGACGATCGATGTGGCGACGGCGCGGTCGAACATCGAGGCGGCATCGGCCAAGGGTCTCGTGGCGGTCGATGCGCCGGTCTCGGGCGGGATTGCCGCAGCCAATGCCGGGACGCTGACCTTCATGGCTGGCGGCAGCAAGGAGGCATTCGACCGGGCGGAAGTGATCCTCTCGGCGATGGGCAAGGCGGTGATCCATGCCGGCGGACCGGGCGCGGGGCAGGCGGCGAAAATCTGCAACAACATGCTGCTCGGCGCGTCGATGATCGCGACGTGCGAGAGCCTGGCGCTGGCGCAGAAGCTGGGGCTCGACCCGCAGACATTCTTTGACATTGCCTCGGTGAGTTCGGGCCAGAACTGGTCGCTGACCAGCTATTGCCCGCTGCCCGGTGTCGGGCCGGAGACGCCCGCTGACCGCGATTATCAGGGGGGCTTTGCCGCCGCGCTGATGCTCAAGGACCTGCGGCTGGCGATGGAGGCGGCGCAATCGGTGGATGCCGACACGCCGATGGGGGCCAAGGCGCGCGAGCTCTATGAAGCGATGGACGCCCGGGGTGAGGGGGGACTCGATTTCTCCGCCATCATCCGCGCGTTGCAGGCGGGGACGGCCTGA
- a CDS encoding copper resistance system multicopper oxidase, which translates to MSNVISRRTLLGGLGIGAASLATMPAWAQGHSMRHHGGGEIATGFGELTGEVINLAVRGGRRVVEGRRGHGVAINGTVPGPLVRLREGQNVRLNVTNHLAEDTSIHWHGLLVPFQFDGVPGVSFPGIKPGETFTYEFPIRQSGTYWYHSHSGLQEQQGHYAPLIIEPAGGDIHHVDRDYILLLSEFTPLHPHFIMSRLRTGEGYFNDRLSSWTDRYPMSGEERRMWAEMRMMATDIADVSAPTYTYLANGRGPTEGMEYLFRPGERIRLRLINGGAMTFFNVRIPGLPMTVIAADGQNVRPVEVDELQIATAETYDVIIEPGNAEAYAIVCESMDRSGMALAMLASRPGARATVPALRDPPLLTMADMGMNHGDHGSSHSMDGMSMRDTSLVPPDVELGPGIDMISMAPVDKTGDPGIGLRDVPHRVLNYRLLSALEPNADVREPSRLLELHLTGNMERYMWSFDGRMFGAVDDVPIRFAWNERVRVKLINNTMMAHPIHLHGMFFELVNGQSPAHQPRKNVVIVQPGASATFDLTANESGDWAFHCHLLYHMHGGMMQIVTVMGPEGAA; encoded by the coding sequence ATGTCCAACGTGATTTCCAGACGAACCTTGCTCGGCGGCCTCGGCATCGGCGCGGCTTCACTTGCCACGATGCCGGCTTGGGCCCAGGGCCACAGCATGCGCCATCATGGCGGCGGAGAGATCGCCACCGGCTTTGGTGAACTGACCGGGGAGGTCATCAATCTCGCGGTGCGCGGTGGCCGGCGAGTGGTGGAGGGCCGGCGCGGCCATGGTGTGGCCATCAACGGCACGGTGCCGGGACCACTGGTCCGCCTGCGCGAAGGACAGAATGTCCGGCTCAACGTCACCAACCATCTGGCCGAGGACACGTCGATCCACTGGCATGGCCTGCTTGTCCCCTTCCAGTTTGACGGTGTGCCCGGCGTCAGTTTCCCCGGCATCAAGCCGGGAGAGACCTTCACTTATGAATTCCCCATCCGCCAGTCGGGCACCTATTGGTATCACAGCCATTCCGGTCTGCAGGAACAGCAGGGCCATTACGCCCCGCTGATCATCGAACCGGCTGGTGGCGACATCCATCACGTCGACCGAGACTATATCCTCCTGCTCAGCGAGTTCACTCCGCTTCATCCGCATTTCATCATGAGCCGCCTGCGGACCGGCGAAGGCTATTTCAACGATCGCCTCAGCAGCTGGACCGACCGCTATCCCATGTCGGGCGAGGAGCGGCGGATGTGGGCGGAAATGCGCATGATGGCGACTGACATCGCCGATGTCAGCGCGCCGACCTATACCTATCTCGCCAATGGCCGTGGCCCGACCGAAGGGATGGAATATCTCTTCAGACCCGGCGAACGCATCCGGCTGCGCCTGATCAATGGCGGAGCCATGACCTTCTTCAACGTCCGCATCCCCGGCCTGCCGATGACCGTCATCGCCGCCGATGGCCAGAATGTCCGTCCTGTCGAGGTGGACGAACTGCAAATCGCCACAGCCGAAACCTATGATGTGATCATCGAACCGGGGAATGCGGAAGCCTATGCCATCGTCTGCGAGTCCATGGACCGCTCGGGCATGGCCCTCGCCATGCTCGCCAGCCGCCCCGGCGCGCGGGCCACTGTCCCTGCCCTCCGTGATCCGCCGCTGCTCACCATGGCCGACATGGGCATGAATCACGGAGACCATGGCTCCAGCCACAGCATGGATGGCATGAGCATGCGGGACACATCGCTTGTTCCCCCGGATGTCGAGCTGGGGCCGGGCATTGACATGATCTCGATGGCGCCGGTCGACAAGACCGGCGACCCCGGCATCGGCCTGCGCGATGTACCGCACCGCGTCCTCAATTACCGCCTGCTCTCCGCGCTCGAACCCAATGCCGATGTGCGTGAGCCCTCACGCCTGCTTGAACTGCATCTGACCGGCAATATGGAACGGTACATGTGGTCATTCGACGGCCGCATGTTCGGCGCGGTTGATGATGTGCCGATCCGCTTTGCCTGGAACGAGCGCGTCCGGGTCAAGCTCATAAACAACACGATGATGGCGCATCCCATCCATCTGCACGGCATGTTCTTCGAACTGGTCAATGGCCAAAGCCCGGCGCACCAGCCGCGCAAGAATGTCGTCATTGTCCAGCCCGGCGCCAGTGCCACCTTTGACCTCACCGCCAATGAATCCGGCGACTGGGCCTTCCATTGTCACCTGCTCTACCACATGCACGGCGGGATGATGCAGATTGTCACCGTCATGGGGCCGGAGGGCGCGGCATGA
- a CDS encoding HAD family hydrolase has translation MKQADPTPEAAGPRMTTPSAAKRIAIYDVDRTLTRRPTWWLFLVQSMAYRAPWRALLIPLLVPIAILYVLGLIPRRLMKQAMHRVALGPAIPRNEAVLLADRFAQGLFANGLHAQGLAQIEQERADGWHIMLATAAADFYIEPLARRLQVTDWVATRSLWHGDSLSHRIDGENCYGREKLRRIQQLLEQRGLQRDQLFIRFYSDDVSDRPLCDWVDQPVATNPGKAMEQLARQKGWLQLDWRPS, from the coding sequence ATGAAGCAGGCCGATCCGACACCCGAAGCTGCCGGTCCACGAATGACCACGCCGTCCGCAGCAAAGCGGATTGCCATCTATGACGTTGATCGCACCCTCACCCGGCGACCGACATGGTGGCTGTTCCTGGTCCAATCCATGGCCTATCGCGCCCCTTGGCGTGCGCTATTGATCCCGCTGCTGGTGCCGATCGCCATACTCTACGTACTGGGTCTCATCCCTCGGCGCCTCATGAAACAGGCAATGCACCGGGTGGCCCTGGGACCGGCGATTCCTCGAAATGAGGCCGTGCTGCTCGCCGACCGATTTGCCCAAGGGCTCTTTGCCAACGGCCTTCATGCGCAAGGGCTGGCGCAAATCGAGCAGGAACGGGCCGACGGATGGCATATCATGCTCGCGACAGCGGCAGCAGATTTCTACATCGAACCGCTGGCCCGCCGGTTACAGGTAACCGACTGGGTGGCTACACGCTCGCTGTGGCACGGCGACAGTCTCAGCCACCGCATCGATGGTGAAAATTGCTACGGCAGGGAAAAGCTGAGGCGTATCCAGCAGTTACTGGAACAGCGCGGGCTCCAGCGTGACCAATTGTTCATCCGTTTTTACAGCGACGATGTTTCGGACCGCCCCTTGTGTGATTGGGTAGACCAACCGGTCGCGACCAATCCGGGCAAGGCAATGGAACAGCTGGCCCGCCAAAAGGGATGGCTCCAGCTGGATTGGCGACCGTCATGA
- a CDS encoding metal-sensitive transcriptional regulator, with protein sequence MAKDRTAILNRLNRIEGQVRGIRQMVADDRYCIDILHQVQAVKAALAKAESEILKDHAACCVSEAIASGDAAEQRVKFNELIDLIDRVKR encoded by the coding sequence ATGGCCAAGGACCGGACGGCAATACTGAACCGGCTCAACCGGATCGAAGGACAGGTGCGCGGCATTCGCCAGATGGTGGCGGATGACCGCTATTGCATCGACATCCTGCATCAGGTCCAGGCGGTGAAGGCCGCGCTGGCCAAGGCGGAAAGCGAGATATTGAAGGACCATGCCGCCTGTTGTGTTTCAGAGGCCATCGCGTCGGGCGACGCGGCCGAGCAGCGGGTGAAGTTCAACGAGCTGATCGACCTGATTGACCGCGTGAAACGCTGA
- a CDS encoding enoyl-CoA hydratase/isomerase family protein, giving the protein MAALDYAVSEGIATITLNRPERMNTISREMLDELTATLVRADRDPEARVVILTGTGRAFCAGLDLNEAANGEGIGTGSSFADTIDLRNTPPTVLFEMDKPVICALNGSAAGYGMDLALGCDIRIMAEDAKLAPAFVKRGIVPESGGTWFLPRMVGWAKAAEIIFTGRTLSAADCLAEGLANHVVPTAEVAATARTMALDIAANAPKAVRAAKRMMRMGLDETFPTHVQHVYLQLLPLFASDDFKEGINSFLEKRPAAFTGR; this is encoded by the coding sequence ATGGCAGCACTGGATTATGCGGTCAGCGAAGGCATCGCGACCATTACCCTCAACCGGCCCGAGCGGATGAACACCATCTCGCGCGAAATGCTCGACGAGCTGACCGCGACGCTGGTCCGCGCTGATCGCGACCCGGAAGCCCGCGTCGTGATTCTCACCGGGACCGGCCGTGCCTTCTGCGCCGGGCTTGACCTTAACGAGGCAGCCAACGGCGAAGGTATCGGCACCGGCAGCAGCTTTGCCGACACCATCGACCTGCGCAACACGCCGCCGACCGTCCTGTTTGAAATGGACAAGCCCGTCATCTGCGCGCTCAACGGTTCAGCCGCCGGTTATGGCATGGACCTCGCGCTCGGCTGCGACATCCGCATCATGGCAGAGGATGCGAAGCTCGCCCCGGCCTTCGTCAAGCGGGGCATTGTGCCGGAATCCGGTGGAACCTGGTTTCTCCCCCGCATGGTCGGTTGGGCCAAGGCGGCGGAGATCATCTTCACCGGCCGCACCCTCAGCGCCGCCGACTGCCTCGCCGAGGGGCTTGCCAACCATGTCGTGCCGACCGCCGAGGTTGCCGCCACGGCCCGCACCATGGCGCTCGACATCGCCGCCAACGCACCCAAGGCCGTCCGCGCTGCCAAGCGGATGATGCGCATGGGCCTCGACGAGACTTTCCCGACGCATGTCCAGCATGTCTATCTGCAACTGCTGCCGCTGTTCGCCTCGGACGATTTCAAGGAAGGCATCAACAGCTTCCTCGAAAAGCGCCCCGCCGCTTTCACCGGCCGCTGA
- a CDS encoding PepSY domain-containing protein, which translates to MPISIIALSAVFAFAQAASEAPAVCLRHAVAIAERATSGKVIEAEPQWSQGRSIYEVDVIDGSELRRLVITSTGRIQRNERLMVRNVWSGVVDREERRAIARAGRLSEILAGLERRSGGRAIEASFEVEGDRPLYEVELMTSIGQTTIYLDAVSGTQVLHVPDD; encoded by the coding sequence ATGCCCATCAGCATCATCGCCCTAAGCGCTGTCTTCGCCTTTGCCCAAGCGGCGAGCGAGGCACCCGCAGTTTGCCTGCGCCACGCGGTTGCCATCGCCGAGCGCGCGACATCCGGGAAGGTGATCGAAGCCGAGCCGCAGTGGTCGCAAGGGCGATCGATCTATGAGGTCGATGTAATCGATGGCTCGGAATTGCGACGGCTGGTCATTACGTCGACCGGGCGCATCCAGCGCAATGAACGGCTGATGGTCCGCAATGTCTGGAGCGGTGTAGTCGATCGAGAGGAACGGCGGGCCATTGCCCGTGCTGGCCGACTGTCAGAAATACTGGCGGGACTGGAGCGGCGCAGCGGTGGCCGCGCGATAGAAGCCTCATTCGAGGTGGAGGGGGACCGTCCGCTTTACGAAGTGGAACTGATGACTTCCATCGGCCAGACGACTATCTACCTTGATGCAGTCAGCGGCACACAGGTGCTGCACGTGCCGGACGATTGA
- a CDS encoding copper resistance protein B: MKALLPALVFLALPVMAQAQDQAAHGSHGNHHAQTIPVQSDPHAGHTMPPAPPPATDPSPGPIMETPPPPEAGSGPPRAADAIWGAEAMRPSREALAAHHGDFPTLWIQVDRAEVQLREGHNGALWDIQGYHGGPTSRFWFKSEGEAALGEAIEEAEVQALWSRAVAPFWDLQLGLRQDMTGPATTHAVIGVQGLAPYLFEIDAALFVSHRGDVTARIEAEVDQRITRRLILQPRAELTLAAQDIPRLGIGAGLDHAEIGLRLRYEIVREFAPYIGIEQGWHFGNSADFARAAGESASATSLVAGIRFWF; the protein is encoded by the coding sequence ATGAAGGCGCTGCTCCCCGCACTCGTCTTCCTCGCCCTGCCGGTCATGGCACAGGCTCAGGATCAGGCTGCACATGGCAGCCACGGCAATCATCACGCGCAGACCATACCGGTCCAGTCCGATCCGCACGCGGGTCACACAATGCCCCCCGCGCCCCCTCCGGCAACAGACCCGTCGCCCGGTCCGATCATGGAGACGCCGCCACCACCCGAAGCAGGCAGCGGCCCGCCGCGTGCCGCCGATGCCATCTGGGGCGCTGAGGCAATGCGCCCGTCGCGCGAGGCACTGGCCGCCCATCACGGTGATTTCCCCACGCTCTGGATTCAGGTTGACCGTGCCGAGGTTCAGCTTCGCGAAGGTCACAATGGCGCGCTGTGGGACATTCAGGGTTACCATGGCGGCCCGACCAGCCGCTTCTGGTTCAAGAGCGAGGGTGAAGCCGCACTGGGAGAGGCCATCGAAGAGGCCGAGGTGCAGGCCCTGTGGTCGCGCGCGGTTGCGCCATTCTGGGATCTCCAGCTGGGCCTCAGGCAGGATATGACCGGCCCGGCGACAACCCATGCCGTCATCGGCGTCCAGGGCCTTGCCCCCTACCTGTTCGAGATCGATGCCGCCCTGTTCGTCTCGCACCGCGGCGATGTCACGGCGCGCATCGAGGCCGAAGTGGACCAACGCATCACCCGCCGCCTCATTCTCCAGCCGCGCGCTGAGCTGACCCTTGCCGCACAGGATATTCCGCGCCTCGGCATCGGGGCCGGTCTCGACCACGCCGAGATCGGCCTGCGCCTGCGCTATGAGATTGTCCGTGAATTCGCCCCCTATATCGGCATTGAACAGGGCTGGCATTTCGGCAACAGCGCCGATTTCGCCCGCGCTGCCGGAGAAAGCGCCAGCGCCACCTCCCTCGTCGCCGGCATCCGTTTCTGGTTCTGA
- a CDS encoding DUF350 domain-containing protein, giving the protein METASLVLDSAFVGLPILLLHLGVALCLWVATTVIYFYVTPLSKLALIQQGNIAVAIVASSALMSLGLPLAFLPRWLDQCLGHRHLEHTHPVHSDGHLLYYDTAYSQPARED; this is encoded by the coding sequence ATGGAAACTGCATCTCTTGTTCTGGATAGTGCCTTTGTCGGCCTGCCGATCTTGCTACTCCATCTTGGGGTAGCCCTCTGCCTCTGGGTGGCGACGACAGTCATTTACTTCTATGTCACGCCGCTCAGCAAGTTGGCTCTGATCCAGCAGGGAAATATTGCCGTAGCCATCGTGGCAAGCTCGGCCCTGATGAGCCTTGGCCTGCCCTTGGCTTTTTTGCCTCGCTGGCTCGATCAATGTCTGGGACATCGTCATCTGGAGCATACCCATCCTGTTCATTCAGATGGCCATCTTCTTTATTATGACACGGCTTATTCCCAACCTGCCAGAGAAGATTGA
- a CDS encoding helix-turn-helix domain-containing protein: MTRLIPNLPEKIESGNIADALFVASVRLTTAMLLSAAINLQSIADYSGIPRETVRRKLHILQDKGWITKDERNFMTVTDKAKANLNGLTESSLKYLVEMDTLLSRLD; this comes from the coding sequence ATGACACGGCTTATTCCCAACCTGCCAGAGAAGATTGAGAGTGGAAATATTGCCGACGCCTTGTTCGTCGCCTCGGTCAGGCTGACAACGGCAATGCTGCTTTCGGCCGCGATCAATCTCCAATCCATTGCCGACTATAGCGGCATCCCCCGCGAAACCGTCCGCCGCAAATTGCATATCCTCCAGGACAAGGGCTGGATCACCAAGGATGAGCGCAATTTCATGACCGTGACTGACAAGGCCAAAGCCAATCTCAACGGCCTCACTGAAAGCAGCCTCAAATATCTGGTCGAAATGGACACCCTGCTGTCCAGGCTCGACTGA